A DNA window from Zingiber officinale cultivar Zhangliang chromosome 3A, Zo_v1.1, whole genome shotgun sequence contains the following coding sequences:
- the LOC122051336 gene encoding E3 ubiquitin-protein ligase RGLG2-like, with protein sequence MGGGSSRDSEARDWEYGSSYSPREAPDYSSYPPPATASAYSHPQPPSHGEPYHPQGGRPRIDRRYSRISDDYHTVEQVTEALSRAGLESSNLIVGIDFTKSNEWTGKVSFGRRSLHHIGDTPNPYEQAISILGRTLSRFDEDNLIPCFGFGDALTHDQDIFSFYPDGMSSNGFQDALRKYRELVCHLHLSGPTSFAPLIEMAMTIVEQSGGQYHVLVIIADGQVTRSVDTQSGHLSPQEQKTVDAIVKASEFPLSIILVGVGDGPWDMMKEFDDNIPDRAFDNFQFVNFTEIMSRNIPQTRKEAVFALAALMEIPSQYKATVELGILGRQSRKSPQRVPLPPPIGGYSASSVSTNSYKSTSFQRSAPLYPEYETTSSAPPAPPSSSLEPQVCPICLTNARDMAFGCGHLTCSECGPSLQTCPICRREISTRIKLY encoded by the exons ATGGGGGGTGGAAGCTCTAGGGATTCGGAAGCCAGGGATTGGGAGTACGGAAGTAGCTACTCCCCCCGCGAGGCGCCTGACTATTCGAGTTACCCTCCTCCGGCTACGGCTTCGGCGTACAGCCATCCTCAGCCTCCCTCTCACGGCGAACCGTATCACCCGCAGGGTGGGCGGCCGAGGATCGACAGGAGGTACTCGAGGATAAGCGACGATTACCATACCGTGGAACAA GTCACTGAAGCACTTTCGAGGGCTGGCCTCGAGTCTTCCAATCTTATTGTTGGTATTGATTTCACGAAGAGCAACGAGTGGACAG GTAAAGTTTCATTTGGCAGACGAAGTTTGCATCATATAGGTGATACACCGAATCCTTATGAACAAGCTATTTCTATACTTGGGAGAACCTTATCAAGGTTTGATGAAGATAACTTGATTCCATGCTTTGGATTTGGAGATG CATTAACGCATGATCAAGATATCTTTAGTTTTTATCCTGATGGAATGTCATCTAATGGGTTTCAAGATGCTTTGCGGAAATATAGAGAGCTTGTGTGCCATTTGCATTTGTCTG GTCCAACCTCTTTTGCACCACTAATTGAAATGGCTATGACCATTGTAGAACAAAGTGGTGGTCAATACCATGTTTTAGTCATAATCGCAGATGGTCAG GTTACAAGAAGTGTAGACACTCAATCTGGTCATCTGAGCCCCCAAGAACAGAAGACCGTTGATGCCATAGTTAAAGCAAG TGAATTTCCACTGTCCATAATTTTGGTTGGAGTTGGAGATGGCCCTTGGGACATGATGAAGGAATTTGATGACAATATCCCTGACCGTGCCTTTGATAATTTTCAG TTTGTCAATTTTACCGAGATAATGTCAAGGAATATACCTCAAACAAGAAAAGAAGCAGTATTTGCTCTTGCAGCATTGATGGAAATACCTTCCCAGTACAAGGCAACCGTAGAACTGGGGATTttggg CCGTCAATCTAGAAAGTCTCCACAGAGGGTCCCTCTTCCTCCACCTATTGGAGGTTACAGTGCATCATCCGTTTCAACTAATAGTTACAAATCGACAAGTTTCCAGAGGAGTGCTCCACTTTATCCCGAGTATGAAACAACTTCTAGTGCACCTCCTGCACCACCCAGTTCTTCATTAGAACCACAG GTCTGCCCCATTTGCCTCACCAATGCGAGAGATATGGCCTTCGGCTGTGGGCACCTG ACATGTTCGGAATGCGGACCGAGTCTTCAGACATGCCCTATCTGCCGCAGAGAAATCAGTACCAGGATAAAGCTATACTGA